A single genomic interval of Stieleria maiorica harbors:
- a CDS encoding WD40 domain-containing protein, with protein MINPVICSRLNLRLGVAGTFLSSLFLVSLSPAWMSQALANPREIAELPEDREVVFSRDVAPVLQKNCVACHNASSEEGGVNLESVAKMKASDVDDVLVPGDASKSRLFLLASHAEDPVMPPEDNDVSAAALNPIELALLRRWIDSGAAVDQAAGSPTPRQWQPLPNSLQTVFGSAITPDGRLAVVGFGNQIQVFGSKSSQPIDSLQRVLDGQSRPPHDDFVQDLRFDSDGSRIISTGHRNVKLWHLAPFESTTIPTIDPNDTLAIATSESGRHVATLSRRGELSVAEVGKNRWQWMKGFDLPAEIQSAASSAAPQRIRIAVGASGGRVAIAWDNTIRIVRIDGMEAETINTSDPTTSMIWLDQNTLVTGQTSGIVSRHRRENDTWSSKPWSVSDQPITFLCSAPGDDAPLVAVDAAGKIAQLDHSQDKFIELGKLPAPPASIALAANSKSLWVTTPSGAIGTFDLAGKKFAEVAQSDPQAAAAHAKNEWDSLVGEKLVAADEQAVKQAESNVDAEKKSLEKIAGDIAAKKTAITEKESQATAAKQAAEQADNKLAQAKADEAAATKMRTDLTAAVTQLDKQITELTEQLDAVKKQKADAEQKLAAVPDEKKLAETIKSLTEASQKAAKELETKDNELTSERGELKSAEETQARGKRRLEGLEAEVKRRQESLGKTKADQEAQKAQVAKSKADADQSQATDQPIALIADGSRFLTRSKPSGVWSLWSAAGDWLGELAQLPAGSQLLAAGDGCVVIQAADGQLHALQTSQHLWRHQQSIGSATGESPFADRVLSVDVDPSGQYLATGGGEPSRSGELMIWNTSDGSLVRRIESPHDDTVLCVRFSPDGKTLASGGADRMIKLWDVESGTLIKTLEGHTHHVSALAWNVNRNELASGSADETVKVWNIESGKATRTISGLKSEVTRLVYVGRDERIGITCGDGYFRVYRTDNGGRETNATVPGGYLYALDANRDGTQFIVGGAEGVATRVDKAGKHLQTLDAE; from the coding sequence ATGATCAATCCCGTCATTTGCTCTCGTCTGAATTTGCGCCTTGGTGTCGCAGGCACTTTCCTGTCGTCGTTGTTCCTGGTGTCGCTCTCCCCCGCGTGGATGTCTCAGGCGCTGGCCAACCCTCGCGAGATCGCAGAACTGCCCGAAGACCGTGAGGTCGTGTTCAGCCGTGACGTCGCACCGGTCCTGCAGAAAAACTGCGTCGCCTGTCACAACGCCAGCAGCGAAGAAGGCGGCGTCAATCTGGAGTCGGTGGCGAAAATGAAAGCGTCCGACGTGGACGATGTTTTGGTGCCCGGCGACGCGTCGAAAAGCCGTTTGTTTCTTTTGGCCTCCCACGCCGAAGATCCGGTGATGCCGCCGGAGGACAACGACGTTTCCGCCGCAGCGCTCAACCCCATCGAACTCGCCCTGCTGCGCCGCTGGATCGACTCCGGCGCGGCGGTCGACCAAGCGGCAGGCAGCCCGACGCCGCGCCAGTGGCAACCGCTGCCGAATTCTTTGCAGACCGTTTTCGGATCCGCCATCACACCCGACGGTCGACTGGCTGTGGTCGGATTCGGGAACCAGATCCAGGTGTTCGGCTCCAAGTCCTCCCAGCCGATCGATTCACTGCAGCGCGTGCTGGATGGCCAAAGCAGACCACCCCACGACGATTTTGTCCAAGATCTGCGATTCGATTCCGATGGCAGCCGAATCATTTCCACCGGCCATCGGAACGTCAAACTCTGGCACTTGGCCCCGTTCGAATCCACGACGATTCCCACGATCGATCCTAACGACACCTTGGCAATCGCGACCAGCGAGAGCGGACGCCACGTCGCGACGCTGTCTCGGCGAGGTGAATTGAGTGTGGCCGAAGTCGGCAAGAATCGCTGGCAGTGGATGAAGGGTTTCGACCTCCCGGCGGAAATTCAATCCGCGGCGTCCTCCGCGGCACCCCAGCGCATTCGCATCGCCGTCGGTGCCAGCGGCGGGCGCGTCGCGATCGCTTGGGACAACACGATCCGCATCGTCCGCATTGATGGAATGGAAGCAGAGACAATCAACACGTCCGATCCAACCACATCCATGATTTGGTTGGATCAAAACACTCTGGTCACCGGCCAGACGTCGGGCATTGTCAGCCGCCATCGCCGCGAAAACGACACCTGGTCAAGCAAGCCGTGGTCCGTTTCGGATCAACCGATCACGTTTCTTTGTTCCGCGCCCGGCGACGACGCGCCGTTGGTGGCCGTGGACGCGGCGGGCAAGATCGCACAGCTGGATCATTCGCAGGACAAGTTCATCGAACTCGGCAAACTGCCCGCTCCACCAGCGTCGATCGCCCTGGCCGCAAACAGCAAGTCACTGTGGGTGACCACACCATCCGGAGCGATCGGGACCTTCGACCTGGCGGGCAAAAAGTTTGCCGAAGTCGCCCAATCGGATCCCCAAGCCGCTGCGGCACATGCGAAAAACGAGTGGGATTCGTTGGTCGGGGAAAAGCTGGTTGCCGCCGATGAACAAGCGGTCAAACAGGCTGAATCGAACGTGGACGCGGAAAAGAAGAGTCTGGAAAAAATCGCCGGCGACATCGCCGCCAAGAAAACCGCGATCACCGAAAAAGAAAGTCAGGCTACCGCTGCAAAGCAAGCCGCCGAGCAGGCCGACAATAAACTGGCTCAGGCCAAAGCCGACGAAGCTGCGGCGACCAAGATGCGAACCGACTTGACCGCAGCCGTGACGCAGCTGGACAAACAGATCACGGAGCTCACCGAGCAACTCGACGCCGTAAAAAAGCAAAAGGCGGACGCCGAACAAAAGCTTGCCGCTGTTCCTGACGAGAAGAAACTCGCCGAGACGATCAAATCGCTGACCGAGGCCTCGCAAAAAGCGGCCAAGGAACTGGAAACGAAGGACAACGAACTCACCAGCGAACGCGGCGAACTGAAATCGGCCGAGGAAACTCAGGCCCGGGGTAAACGACGCCTTGAGGGCCTGGAAGCCGAAGTGAAACGTCGTCAAGAATCATTGGGAAAGACCAAGGCAGATCAAGAGGCTCAAAAGGCCCAGGTCGCGAAATCGAAGGCCGACGCCGATCAATCACAAGCGACCGACCAACCGATCGCCCTGATCGCCGACGGCTCTCGCTTTCTGACGCGTTCCAAGCCGAGCGGCGTCTGGAGCCTTTGGTCCGCCGCGGGCGACTGGCTGGGCGAACTGGCCCAATTGCCGGCCGGTAGTCAATTGCTCGCCGCGGGTGATGGCTGTGTGGTAATCCAAGCCGCCGACGGACAACTGCACGCTCTGCAAACCTCCCAGCACCTTTGGCGGCATCAACAATCGATCGGTTCGGCCACCGGGGAAAGCCCCTTCGCCGACCGTGTGTTGAGTGTTGATGTCGATCCGTCAGGGCAATACCTGGCCACCGGCGGAGGCGAACCGTCTCGCAGCGGCGAGCTGATGATTTGGAACACATCCGATGGTTCTCTGGTGCGTCGCATCGAATCGCCACACGACGATACCGTGCTGTGCGTTCGTTTCTCGCCCGACGGGAAAACCTTGGCCAGCGGAGGCGCCGATCGGATGATTAAGCTTTGGGACGTGGAGTCGGGAACGCTAATAAAAACGCTCGAAGGCCACACGCATCACGTCAGCGCGTTGGCGTGGAACGTGAACCGCAACGAACTGGCCAGCGGATCGGCCGACGAAACGGTCAAGGTCTGGAACATCGAATCGGGTAAAGCGACGCGGACGATCAGCGGGCTGAAATCCGAGGTCACTCGGTTGGTCTATGTGGGGCGAGACGAGCGCATCGGCATCACCTGCGGCGACGGCTACTTCCGCGTCTACCGCACAGACAACGGCGGACGCGAAACCAACGCCACGGTCCCCGGCGGCTACCTGTACGCACTCGACGCCAACCGCGACGGAACGCAGTTCATCGTCGGCGGCGCCGAAGGGGTCGCCACCCGAGTTGACAAGGCCGGAAAGCACCTGCAAACGCTCGACGCTGAATAA
- a CDS encoding serine protease: MIGLIHNQWASAGVATLARAWWLALIRKPERAARLRVPLTWAVFAFCVGASQPAQAQLKLDRLFPPAVAAGSESEISAEGKFPNWPVEVDCDRADVEILPGKDSGKFTIKIPENSPPGVAWVRFYDDQSASQLQPLIVAPLSVTTETEPNDNRDAAQSVSMPAVITGRLAKGGDSDAYRVSLKAGQQLVASVTANQLLASPMDAVLQLTDLRGNVLAQVDDVRGLDPQLVYRSESDQDALVRIFAFPETPNSTIGFSGSSSYVYVCELTTGPFLDHLVVSGASPLAFGYNLPEPCTVDVLPATRIAPAGGSISGGLGWAWDLRPADTEVQLHHGDEFDGTLPAVLTGHITGPKQSHTVSFAGVKGTKYRAEVRSKADGYLLDAKLTVTDQNSGSMLASNDDISRDNVDAGVDFTAKEDGIVDVTVSDMIDGFGPRHFYQLTIRESRPECRLTLADDHFVLPRDKPLEIPVTIERSSGFGDKLQITASGLPPGVVVENVISEPKGDTSKSVKLKLTVGEGAAGHATFQIIGTSLDSDSKPTDRTVTATFPLRPSLSPSEFWLTIPPAPADGKSSN; this comes from the coding sequence ATGATCGGATTGATTCACAACCAATGGGCAAGCGCCGGCGTAGCGACGCTCGCCAGAGCGTGGTGGCTCGCGCTGATCCGAAAACCTGAACGGGCCGCTCGCTTACGCGTCCCGCTGACATGGGCGGTGTTTGCGTTTTGCGTCGGGGCGTCGCAACCGGCTCAAGCACAACTCAAGCTCGATCGACTGTTCCCGCCGGCCGTTGCTGCGGGGAGCGAATCCGAGATCAGCGCCGAGGGAAAATTCCCCAACTGGCCGGTCGAGGTCGATTGTGATCGAGCGGACGTTGAGATTTTGCCTGGGAAAGATTCCGGCAAGTTCACGATCAAGATCCCCGAAAACTCTCCACCAGGTGTCGCCTGGGTCCGATTCTACGATGACCAATCAGCCAGCCAGCTCCAGCCGCTGATCGTCGCGCCGCTGTCCGTCACGACGGAAACCGAACCCAACGACAATCGCGATGCCGCCCAATCGGTTTCGATGCCGGCCGTCATCACCGGGCGATTGGCCAAAGGCGGTGACAGCGATGCCTATCGAGTCTCGCTCAAGGCCGGCCAGCAACTGGTCGCTTCGGTCACCGCCAACCAACTGCTTGCTTCCCCGATGGATGCCGTGCTGCAACTGACAGATCTGCGTGGCAATGTGCTGGCTCAAGTCGACGACGTCCGCGGATTAGACCCGCAACTGGTCTACCGCAGCGAGAGCGACCAAGACGCCCTGGTCCGCATCTTTGCCTTTCCCGAAACACCCAACAGCACGATCGGATTTAGCGGATCGAGTAGTTATGTGTACGTCTGCGAGCTCACGACGGGCCCGTTCCTGGATCACCTGGTCGTCAGCGGCGCGAGCCCCCTGGCCTTCGGTTACAACCTGCCCGAACCGTGTACCGTCGACGTCTTACCGGCCACGCGAATCGCACCGGCGGGCGGATCGATCTCCGGTGGACTCGGCTGGGCCTGGGATTTGCGTCCCGCGGACACGGAGGTGCAACTCCATCACGGCGACGAATTTGACGGAACATTGCCAGCTGTTCTGACCGGACACATCACCGGGCCGAAGCAATCACACACGGTTTCGTTTGCAGGCGTCAAAGGGACCAAGTACCGTGCCGAAGTCCGTTCGAAAGCCGACGGGTACCTGCTGGATGCAAAACTGACCGTCACGGATCAAAATTCCGGCAGCATGTTGGCCAGCAACGATGACATCTCGCGAGACAACGTCGATGCCGGCGTCGATTTCACCGCCAAAGAAGACGGCATCGTCGATGTGACGGTGTCCGACATGATCGACGGTTTCGGGCCCCGACACTTCTACCAATTGACGATCCGTGAAAGCCGGCCGGAATGTCGACTGACACTCGCCGACGACCACTTTGTGCTGCCCCGAGACAAACCGCTGGAGATCCCCGTGACGATCGAGCGGTCATCGGGTTTTGGCGACAAGCTGCAAATCACGGCATCCGGACTGCCCCCCGGAGTGGTCGTCGAAAACGTGATTTCGGAACCGAAAGGCGACACGTCCAAATCCGTCAAATTAAAGTTGACCGTTGGTGAAGGTGCCGCCGGACATGCCACATTTCAAATCATCGGCACGTCGTTGGATTCCGATAGCAAACCGACCGACCGGACCGTCACCGCAACGTTCCCGCTGCGACCCTCCCTCTCGCCCTCCGAATTCTGGTTGACGATCCCGCCGGCACCGGCCGACGGCAAATCATCCAACTAA
- a CDS encoding DUF1501 domain-containing protein encodes MARSWMNCEGLTRRDGLKLGLGGLIAGGLTGALASRARGAATTDAKRRPAEAEACILVWQDGGPSHYETFDPKPDAPVEIRGSYQPIATQTPGVHFAQPMQKLAAISNELAIVRSIRHDQGNHGAGNHYMMTGAPPRIPVGCGAFVSFHPSLGSVVAKEIGAPHGIPAYFSLPRMSRSGGPNFLGSKYAPFVVPDSPNSSSFRVRDVTIPSGLTDDRFASRQQIRKHVDTMLRFNDASVADPTLAVDEFYGQGMQIISSKEAQAAFDIHQEADEIRDAYGRNTFGQQALLARRLVGAGVPFVTLYQGGWDHHTDIFKALDSKLPPFEATIAALISDLKQQGMLERTLVVVLGEFGRTPKINTRGGRDHWSNAMSVMFAGGKTPGGQVIGATDRQGYAAIERVLSPENFVSTIYQKLGIDPGQMMYTPEGRPTHLVSDATPITELMG; translated from the coding sequence ATGGCTAGATCTTGGATGAACTGTGAAGGCCTGACCCGGCGTGACGGATTGAAGCTGGGATTGGGAGGACTGATTGCCGGCGGCCTGACCGGCGCACTGGCGTCGCGCGCCCGCGGCGCCGCGACGACGGATGCCAAGCGACGCCCGGCCGAAGCCGAGGCCTGTATTTTGGTTTGGCAGGACGGCGGGCCGAGTCACTACGAGACGTTCGACCCCAAGCCCGATGCGCCGGTCGAGATCCGCGGGTCCTACCAGCCGATCGCCACGCAAACCCCCGGCGTGCACTTCGCCCAGCCAATGCAGAAGTTGGCCGCGATCAGCAACGAATTGGCGATCGTGCGTTCGATCCGGCATGACCAGGGCAATCACGGTGCGGGCAATCACTACATGATGACCGGTGCGCCGCCGCGGATCCCGGTCGGATGCGGTGCCTTTGTCAGTTTCCACCCCAGCTTGGGAAGCGTGGTGGCCAAAGAAATCGGCGCGCCCCACGGGATTCCCGCCTACTTTTCGCTGCCCCGCATGTCGCGCTCCGGCGGCCCCAATTTCTTGGGCAGCAAGTACGCCCCGTTTGTCGTCCCCGACAGCCCCAACAGCTCCAGCTTCCGCGTCCGTGACGTCACCATCCCCAGCGGATTGACCGACGACCGTTTCGCATCGCGACAACAAATTCGCAAACACGTCGACACGATGCTGCGTTTCAACGACGCTTCGGTCGCCGACCCGACCTTGGCGGTCGATGAGTTCTATGGTCAGGGGATGCAGATCATCAGCAGCAAGGAGGCCCAGGCGGCGTTTGACATTCACCAGGAAGCCGACGAGATCCGAGATGCCTATGGCCGCAACACGTTCGGCCAGCAAGCCCTGTTGGCCCGACGATTGGTCGGCGCGGGCGTGCCGTTTGTGACGCTGTACCAAGGCGGTTGGGACCATCACACCGACATCTTTAAAGCATTGGATTCCAAACTGCCCCCCTTTGAAGCGACGATCGCCGCGCTGATTTCAGACTTGAAACAACAGGGCATGCTGGAGCGAACGCTGGTCGTCGTGTTGGGCGAATTCGGACGCACGCCGAAAATCAACACGCGTGGCGGCCGCGACCACTGGTCCAACGCGATGAGCGTGATGTTTGCCGGCGGGAAAACGCCCGGCGGCCAAGTCATCGGCGCCACCGATCGACAAGGCTACGCGGCGATCGAGCGTGTGCTGTCCCCGGAAAATTTTGTTTCAACGATCTATCAGAAACTTGGAATCGATCCGGGACAAATGATGTACACGCCCGAAGGCCGCCCGACCCATTTGGTCAGCGACGCCACCCCGATCACCGAGTTGATGGGGTAG
- a CDS encoding DUF1549 and DUF1553 domain-containing protein, with translation MPDRLGPRSSNCYVIVSALLVTALLTVDATSLGNEPRPRDAVSFELDVQPILAAHGCNAGACHGKQRGQNGFQLSLLGFDSDFDHDAIARQARGRRLSIAAPASSLLVRKATAELPHGGGRKIDVGSDAYQTLVAWIRQGAPRRIADEAVLESVQLQQTEFALAPSGSAALTTIAHYSDGTTRDVTGMTSYLSNEAAIVQVDSAGRLTAGPIPGETAVMARYMNHICVANVSIPRTEALPEGFYDDLPRANFIDDLVYDKLNQLRIRVSDPAGEAVFLRRLYTDVIGRLPTPEEADRFLNSQDSDKRARLVDRLLDQPEYIDHWANQWADLLRPNPYRVGIKAVLNYDNWIRQQFRENVSHDEFARRLITAKGSTWHNGATTLFRDRRSPDEVATLVSQLFLGVRLDCAKCHHHPFEKWSQHDFYSFAAFFGKVGRKGTGLSPPISGGEEIVYVSTKGDVRHPVTEAVLAPAPLFGDVDLSEEDDPREALVDWMVSPENDYFAKVHVNRIWAQLMGRGIVDPVDDLRSTNPPSNPALLDALAKHFQQSGYDQKDLIKTIVLSNVYSTSSTPNETNAGDRLNYSRHYRHRLRAEVLAEAVAGVTETTESFSALAPESRSNQVWTHRIDSVFLDTFGRPDPNQDPPCERVADSSVTQTLHLMNSRELDRRVRSDPGRAARLAAGKQSAAEVVTELYLAVFSRRPTAQEQQYCELQITSAGENRRGAIEDLMWAMMNAPEFVIQN, from the coding sequence ATGCCCGATCGCCTTGGTCCGAGGTCGTCGAACTGCTACGTCATTGTGTCAGCGTTGTTGGTGACCGCACTGCTTACGGTCGATGCGACCTCGCTGGGCAACGAACCGCGACCCCGCGATGCCGTCAGTTTTGAATTGGACGTGCAGCCGATTTTGGCCGCCCACGGGTGCAACGCGGGAGCCTGTCACGGAAAGCAGCGTGGACAAAACGGGTTCCAGCTCTCTCTGCTGGGCTTTGATTCCGACTTCGATCACGACGCGATCGCCCGGCAGGCCCGTGGCCGTCGTCTGAGCATCGCGGCGCCGGCATCCAGTTTGCTGGTCCGGAAGGCGACCGCCGAACTCCCGCACGGCGGTGGACGAAAAATCGACGTCGGCTCGGATGCCTACCAGACCCTGGTCGCATGGATCCGCCAAGGCGCCCCACGCCGCATTGCCGACGAAGCCGTATTGGAATCGGTCCAGTTGCAGCAAACCGAGTTTGCACTCGCCCCGTCCGGTTCAGCGGCCCTGACCACCATCGCACACTACAGCGATGGGACCACCCGCGACGTCACCGGCATGACCAGCTACTTGTCCAACGAGGCGGCGATCGTGCAAGTCGATTCGGCGGGCCGTTTGACGGCCGGACCGATCCCCGGCGAGACCGCGGTGATGGCGCGGTACATGAATCACATCTGTGTCGCCAACGTCAGTATCCCCCGCACCGAAGCGTTGCCCGAAGGATTCTATGACGATCTGCCTCGGGCGAACTTCATCGACGACTTGGTGTACGACAAACTGAATCAATTGCGGATCCGGGTTTCTGATCCGGCAGGCGAAGCGGTGTTCCTGCGACGCCTCTACACCGACGTCATCGGCCGATTACCGACGCCCGAAGAAGCGGATCGGTTTCTCAACAGTCAAGACAGTGACAAACGGGCGCGACTGGTCGACCGCTTGCTCGACCAACCCGAATACATCGATCACTGGGCCAACCAGTGGGCGGACCTGTTGCGGCCGAACCCGTATCGGGTCGGGATCAAGGCGGTCTTGAACTATGACAACTGGATCCGCCAACAGTTTCGTGAAAACGTTTCGCACGATGAATTCGCGCGTCGTTTGATCACCGCCAAAGGCAGCACCTGGCACAACGGCGCGACGACGTTGTTTCGCGACCGCCGGAGCCCCGATGAAGTCGCGACGCTGGTCAGTCAATTGTTCCTGGGTGTGCGATTGGACTGCGCGAAGTGTCATCACCATCCGTTTGAAAAGTGGAGCCAGCACGACTTCTATTCCTTCGCGGCGTTCTTCGGCAAAGTCGGTCGGAAGGGCACCGGGCTTTCGCCTCCCATCTCCGGCGGCGAAGAGATCGTTTACGTTTCCACCAAAGGCGACGTCCGACATCCGGTAACCGAAGCTGTCCTCGCACCGGCTCCCTTGTTCGGCGACGTCGACCTGTCCGAAGAAGACGACCCGCGCGAGGCGCTGGTCGATTGGATGGTCTCGCCAGAAAACGATTATTTTGCCAAGGTTCATGTGAACCGCATCTGGGCACAGCTGATGGGCCGCGGCATCGTCGATCCCGTCGACGACTTGCGCAGCACCAACCCGCCCAGCAACCCCGCGCTGTTGGATGCGTTGGCAAAACACTTTCAACAATCCGGCTATGACCAAAAGGATCTGATCAAGACGATCGTGCTGTCGAACGTCTATTCGACCAGTTCCACGCCGAACGAAACCAACGCGGGCGATCGCCTGAATTATTCGCGCCACTACCGGCATCGTTTGCGTGCCGAAGTGTTGGCCGAAGCGGTGGCCGGCGTGACCGAGACGACCGAGTCGTTCTCTGCTCTCGCGCCGGAATCTCGCTCCAATCAGGTGTGGACGCACCGGATCGATTCGGTGTTCCTGGACACGTTCGGGCGGCCGGACCCGAACCAGGACCCGCCCTGCGAACGGGTCGCCGATTCGTCGGTCACCCAGACCTTGCACTTGATGAACTCACGCGAGCTGGACCGTCGCGTTCGAAGCGACCCGGGTCGCGCCGCACGACTGGCCGCCGGCAAGCAGTCGGCCGCAGAGGTCGTGACCGAGTTGTACCTGGCCGTTTTTTCTCGGCGGCCGACCGCGCAAGAACAACAGTACTGCGAATTACAAATCACATCGGCCGGTGAGAACCGCCGCGGTGCGATCGAAGATTTGATGTGGGCGATGATGAATGCACCCGAATTCGTTATTCAAAACTAG